AATTTCGCCACTGCCGTCGAAAACGCCGCCGGGATGGACTTTGAGTTCGCCCGCCTTGGCGTCGCCCTTGAACTTGCCGCCGGGCATTATCTCGAAACATCCCATCACCTGAACGTTGCCTGACAGCTCGCCTTCCAGCTGGAGCTGTCGGGCGTAGATATTGGCGTCCACTTTGGCGTGGATGCCCAATACCAGTAGATCACTGGCTTTGACCTCACCGCTAAAGCGGCTGTCGATTTTGACCGGCAGGCTGTAACTGAGCTTCCCGGAGATCGATGAATCCTGAA
This window of the Deltaproteobacteria bacterium genome carries:
- a CDS encoding polymer-forming cytoskeletal protein; its protein translation is MANGHDQDNPMYAQGNGPRTVLFQDSSISGKLSYSLPVKIDSRFSGEVKASDLLVLGIHAKVDANIYARQLQLEGELSGNVQVMGCFEIMPGGKFKGDAKAGELKVHPGGVFDGSGEILGARSS